One genomic window of Cannabis sativa cultivar Pink pepper isolate KNU-18-1 chromosome 2, ASM2916894v1, whole genome shotgun sequence includes the following:
- the LOC115720160 gene encoding metallothionein-like protein type 2 — protein MSCCSGKCGCGSACSCGSGCTGCGKYPDLGILETTTSVSLITGIAPAKAYYVDSEMSYGAENDGCNCGSSCKCGSDCKCGK, from the exons ATGTCTTGCTGCTCAGGAAAGTGTGGTTGTGGTTCTGCCTGCTCTTGCGGCAGTGGCTGCACTGG ATGTGGCAAGTACCCTGATCTTGGAATCTTAGAGACTACCACCTCTGTGTCTCTCATTACTGGAATAGCCCCAGCCAAGGC TTACTATGTGGACTCAGAGATGAGCTATGGAGCTGAGAATGATGGCTGCAACTGTGGTTCTAGCTGCAAATGTGGCTCAGACTGCAAGTGCGGTAAATGA